From a region of the Megalops cyprinoides isolate fMegCyp1 chromosome 13, fMegCyp1.pri, whole genome shotgun sequence genome:
- the rassf10b gene encoding ras association domain-containing protein 10, translating to MEKEECKISVWVCREEKLVSGLSRRTTCADVVKVLLEDQNLQQGVSAAMLSGTPQSYCIVEKWRGFERILPNKTKILRLWTAWGEEQENVRFVLVKNEASLPNNGPRSAEARVVLSKNSPCMYKGTARVTMAFSQEKQRRIVRKAFRKLDKINKKREEALSKDTSSVEKMETLVHLVISQDHTIRQQIQRIKELDREIDRYEAKVHFDRMKRHGINYVQDTYLVDADPESDANGDSDKPFSAESFAQFEEYARRCEEVIKLQEELSAHEALMDSITVEIQEELNQRWMKRRQAELSNKDAESISEETAIRVTAAAAVPDREPFPEADISSENELLLEEERIKTQLDTSLYIGLRLNTDLEAIRDDLDLSQELWDAKEKELRDLLEKVNSLDLEEAVKESEGGKESDSVVTETEMLPSLETNSGWVEQARGLSKKCNTNDEDSDTGLSSMHSQDSDNAAVCESLV from the coding sequence atggagAAAGAGGAATGCAAAATATCTGTGTGGGTTTGCCGTGAGGAGAAGCTTGTCTCCGGGCTGTCAAGACGCACTACCTGCGCCGATGTTGTCAAAGTACTTCTGGAGGATCAGAACTTGCAGCAAGGCGTTTCTGCAGCTATGCTCTCCGGGACTCCCCAGTCTTACTGCATAgtggagaaatggagaggaTTTGAAAGGATTTTGCCGAACAAAACCAAAATTCTTCGTCTGTGGACAGCGTGGGGCGAGGAGCAGGAAAACGTGAGGTTTGTGCTAGTGAAAAACGAGGCGTCTTTACCCAACAACGGTCCCAGAAGCGCAGAAGCACGGGTAGTTCTTAGCAAGAACAGCCCATGTATGTATAAGGGAACGGCGCGGGTGACAATGGCTTTCTCGCAAGAAAAACAGCGGCGGATTGTCAGAAAAGCTTTCAGGAAGTTGgataaaattaacaaaaaaagagaggaggctTTGTCCAAAGATACGTCCTCTGTTGAGAAAATGGAAACTTTGGTGCACTTGGTGATATCGCAAGATCACACCATCCGCCAGCAGATCCAAAGGATTAAAGAACTGGACAGGGAGATTGACAGATACGAAGCGAAAGTGCACTTTGACAGGATGAAAAGGCACGGAATCAATTATGTGCAGGACACGTATTTGGTTGACGCTGACCCGGAGTCCGATGCGAATGGGGACAGTGACAAGCCGTTTTCCGCCGAAAGTTTTGCCCAGTTCGAGGAGTATGCCAGAAGATGCGAGGAAGTTATTAAGCTGCAGGAGGAACTGTCTGCACACGAGGCGCTCATGGACAGCATTACGGTGGAAATCCAGGAGGAGCTGAATCAGAGGTGGATGAAAAGGCGACAAGCGGAGCTCTCAAATAAAGACGCAGAAAGCATCTCAGAAGAGACTGCAATCAGGGTGACAGCGGCAGCCGCGGTCCCAGACAGAGAACCATTTCCCGAGGCTGACATTTCGTCTGAAAATGAGTTGCTGTTAGAGGAAGAGAGAATCAAAACGCAGCTGGACACGAGTTTGTATATTGGACTTCGTCTGAACACGGATTTAGAGGCTATTAGAGACGATTTGGATTTGAGCCAAGAGCTGTGGGACGCGAAAGAAAAAGAGTTAAGGGATTTACTCGAGAAAGTGAACTCTTTGGATTTAGAGGAAGCGGTAAAAGAGTCTGAGGGTGGCAAAGAAAGCGACTCCGTGGTAACTGAGACTGAAATGTTGCCTTCTTTAGAGACGAACAGCGGGTGGGTGGAACAGGCCAGGGGACTGTCGAAGAAATGCAACACTAACGACGAGGACTCGGACACCGGGTTGAGCTCCATGCATAGCCAGGACTCCGACAACGCAGCGGTGTGCGAGTCGCTGGTATAA